The following is a genomic window from Hyalangium gracile.
CGCGCGTACGAGCAGTGGCTCAACGCCGGAGGCGAGGCGGCTGCGTAGCCCCATGGACGTCTCCGACACCAGAACCCTCGACCCGACCGTCGTCCTGCTCATCATCGCGGTGCTCGTGATGGTGGGCGCGGCGGTGGTCCTGAATCGGCGCCAGGGCGAGAACGTCAGCTCCGACGACAAGAAGCAGGAGCCGGCCTGGCAAGGGCCGCTCCCGGATCCGGACGAGCCGGAGCTGAGGGCGCTGCTCAACGACGGCCGGCTCATCGAGGCCATCAAGCTCGTCCGTGCGCGCACGGGCATGGGCCTCAAGGAGGCCAAGGAGTACGTCGACCGGTTCAGCTAGTCAGGGCGCGCCGCTCACGACTCCACCGGAGTCTGCTTCACGCGCCAGATCTCCTCCGCGTACTGCTTGATGGTGCGATCCGACGAGAAGATGCCGGCCCGCGCCACGTTGAGGATGCACTTGCGCGTCCACGCGTCGTGGTCCAGGTACGCGCGCGCCACCTCCTCCTGCTGCTTCATGTAGGAGTCGAAGTCGGCCATCACCAGGTACCGGTCCTCCTCCAGCAGGTTGTCCACCAGCGGCTTGAAGAGGTTCTTGTCCTCCGGCGAGAAGAAGCCCGTGGAGATCAGATCCATGGCCTCGCGCAGCTCCTGGTGCGAGTTGTAGACGTCCCGCGGCCGGTAGCCGGCCTTCTTGCGGGCGATCACCTCGTCCGCGGTGAGCCCGAAGAGGAAGAAGTTCTCGTCTCCCACCGCCTCGCGGATCTCCACGTTCGCGCCGTCCAGCGTGCCCAGCGTCAGCGCGCCATTGAGCATCAGCTTCATGTTGCCCGTGCCGGAGGCCTCCCAGCCCGCGGTGGAGATCTGCTCGGACACGTCCGCCGCCGGGATGATGCGCTCGGCCAGGCTCACCCGGTAGTTGGGCAGGAACACCACCTGCAGCCCCGTGGTGCCCGCGTCGCTGTTGATCACCTCGCCAATGCCGTTGATGAGCCGGATGATCAGCTTGGCCATCTGGTAGCCCGGCGCCGCCTTGGCCCCGAACAGGAACGCCCGCGGGTGGATGATGGTGGACGGATCCCTCCGCGCCCGCATCCACAGCACCACCACGTGCAGCGCGTTGAGCAGCTGCCGCTTGTACTCGTGCAGGCGCTTGATCTGCACGTCGAAGATGGCCTCGGGATCCAGGTTCACCCAGCGCAGATCCTTCACGTGCCGCGCCAGGTCGTGCTTGTTCTGCTGCTTCACCTCGCGGAAGGCCGCCCGGAACTCCGTGTCGTCCAGGAACTCCTCCAGCTTGCGCAGCCGGTCCAGGTCCGTCTCCCAGCCCTTGCCGATGCGCGAGGTGATGAGCTTGGACAGCCGCGGGTTGCACCACGCCAGCCAGCGCCGCGGCGTCACCCCGTTCGTCTTGTTGTTGAAGCGCTCCGGGAACATGGCCGCGAAGTCCGGCAGCACGTCCCGCCGCAGCAGATCCGTGTGCAGCGCCGCCACCCCGTTCACGCTGTGGCTGCCCACCACCGCCAGGTGCGCCATGCGGATGCGCTTCTCCGCGCCCTCCTCCACCAGGCTCATCCGGCGCAGCCGCTCCTCGTCGAACGGGTAGCGGATCTGCACCTGCCGCAGGAAGCGGTGGTTGATCTCGTAGATGATCTCCAGGTGGCGCGGCAGCAGGCGCTCGAAGAGCGTGGCCGGCCACTTCTCCATCGCCTCGGCCAGCAGCGTGTGGTTGGTGTAGCCGAACGTCTGCTGGGTGATGTGGAACGCCTCGTCCCACGCCAGCCGCTTCTCGTCCACCAGCACGCGCATCAGCTCCGCCACCGCGATGGCCGGGTGCGTGTCGTTGAGCTGGATGGCCACCTTGTTGGGGAACTGCCGGAAGTCCGTGTGCGTCTTCAGGTAGCGCCGGACGATGTCCGCGATGGAGCACGCCACGAAGAAGTACTGCTGCTTGAGCCGCAGCTCCTTGCCCGCCTGGAACGCGTCATTGGGGTAGAGGACCTTGGAGATGACCTCCGAGTCGTTCTTCTCCACCACCGAGCGCTCGTAGTCGCCGGCGTTGAACAGCAGCAGGTCGAACTCCTCGCTGGCCCGGGCCTGCCACAGCCGCAGCGTGTTCACCGTGTTGTTCCCGAAGCCGGCAATCGGTGTATCGAAGGGCACGCCGATCACCGTCTTGCCGCCCACCCACCGCGCCACGCGATGGCCGTCCGAGCCCTGGTGGTGCTCCACCCGCCCGAAGAAGCGCACCGGCACCGCCTTCTCCGGCCGGACGATCTCCCACGGGTTGCCGAACTTCAGCCACTCGTCGGCGCGCTCCACCTGGTAGCCGTCCACGATGTCCTGCGTGAAGATGCCGAACTCGTAGCGGATTCCGTACCCCATGCCCGGGTAGGAGAGGGTAGCCAACGAGTCCAGGAAGCACGCCGCCAGCCGCCCCAGGCCGCCGTTGCCCAGGCCCGCGTCCGGCTCCATCTCGATGAGGGTGGTGAGGTCGACTCCCACCTCACGCATGGCCTGCTCGGCGGCCTCGTACAGGCCGGTGTTGATGAGATTGTTGCCCAGCGTCCGACCCAGCAGGTACTCCGCGGACAGGTAGTAGGCGCGCTTGGCGTTCTGCTCGTAGTAGGTGCGCGCCGTCTTCACCCAGCGGTGGGCCAGCCTGTCTCGCACCGCCAGGGACAGCGCCATGAAGCGGTCATGCGCGGTGGCCGTCTCCGGGTTCTTGCCTCGCGAGTACCGGACGTGATCCAGGAAGCCACGGCGCACATTCGCCGGCTCCCTACCGGTGCGGGAGGGTTCCTGCTCCTCGGTCTGCGGGGAGTGGGACGTCGGGAGCCTCTGCGGGTCGGCCATCGAAGGAGATCCTCTCTTGCGCGGCCGTGTCCAGAGGGGGTGCCTCCACGGCCGGAACCCTTCGTTTATCGCGAGTGGCCTGCCTGCTCCACCCTTCCGTGAGGGTCTGCTAAAAGGACGGCTGGAAGTCGGGGGGCCACCCTGCATGCGCGCCAGGAGGCCAGCAGCCCATGGTTAGCAGTGACACCAGCGAGCTCGTTCGCCGGCTGGAGCTGGTGCGGCCCGTCCACACGGTGAGGGGGCTGGCCTTCAACGCCATCCTGGCCCTGCTGGCCCAGCATGCGGGCGAGGAGGCCTCCGCGCGGCTAGCCCGGGAGCTGGGCCTGCGGCGCATGGTCGACTTCTTCTCCTACCCGGCGGGCGACTTCATCCGCCTGCTCTACGCCGCCGCGGACCAGCTGGCGCCGCACCTGGGCTCGCGGCACGAGGCCCTCAAGGCCTGTGGCGCCGCGTGCCTCAACCACTTCTTCTACTCCTCCACCGTGGGGCGGGCGCTGGCGAAGATCATGGGCCGGAATGATCCGTTCCGGGCCTTCTCCAACACGCCCATCGCCTACGCCACGCTGGTGAACTACGGCTCTCACGAGTGCGAGGTGGTGGGCCCCCGGCAGCTGCGGCTCGTCTTCCGCGGCGACATGCAGCCCGCCGTCTTCCACGAGGGCACGCTGTCGGCGGCGCTCCAGGTGACGGGCGTCCAGGGGAGGGTGACGAGCACCGTCCACGGGCTGGACCACGCGGACTTCCTGATCGAGTGGGACTGAGGCGCCCGGCTCAGGGCGTGGCGGCGGCGGCCTGGGGCCCCGGGCCCGGAGTGCCGGCCACGGCGGCCATGGAGACGGAGTCCAGCTGCGAGGCCAGCTCCTTGGCGCGGGCGAGGAAGTCCGGCAGCTGCGCCTTGGGCAGCGGCTCCGCGCGGGGGTACTTCTGGGTGAGCGGGTTGACGAACTGCCCGTTGCGCTTGAGGGCGAAGTGCAGGTGGGGGCCGGTGCTGCGGCCGGTGTTGCCCGAGTAGGCAATCACCTGCTTCTGGCTCACCCGCGAGCCCACGCGCACGCCGGCGCCGTACTTGGACAGGTGCAGGTAGCACGTCTCCAGGCCGTTGATGTGGCGCACGCAGACGGTGTTGCCGCCCGCGCCGGTGTTCTGCGCCTTCGTCACCGTGCCGTCGGCCACCGCCCACACCGGCGTGCCGATGGGCGTGCCGTAGTCCACGCCGTTGTGGTTCTTCACGTACTGGAGCACCGGGTGGAAGCGCGAGCCGAACGTGCTGGTGATGTGCGCGAACTTCAGCGGGCTCTTGAGGAACGTCTTCCGGGCGCTGGAGCCGTCCTCCTGGAAGTAGTTGGCCTGCTCGTTGGGAGGCTGGAAGCGGAAGACGCGCTTGGTGCCCACCAGCCCGCCCTCGTAGGCGGCGGCCAGCACCTCGCCGTAGCGCAGCACCCGGCCCTTGGAGACGAACTTCTCCACCAGCGCCCGCGCCTTGTCGCCCTTGCGCGTGTCCCGGTAGAAGTCGATGTCCCAGGCGAACACGTCCGCCAGCACCACGCCGATGCTGGGGTCCTCACCCGCCGCCAGCGCCGCCTCGTAGAGCGAGGTGCTGATCTCCAGCGAGACCAGGCTGACCTGCTTCTCCACTTCAATCGTCCGCTTGCTGCCCACGTACTTGTCGCCGTCGCGGCGTACCTGCCACTCGTCCACCGCGCTCTGCCGGTAGTCGAAGAAGTCCAGCACGCCGTCGCGCAGCACCAGGCGGAACTGATCGCCCGGCCGGGACTTGCGGAAGTCGAACACGCCCTCGAGCGCGGAGATGACGGCCTCCACCTGCTCGTCCGGCAGCGCCGCCTCGTGCAGCGCTCCCGCGAGCGTCTGCCGCGGCTCGATGCGGCGGTTCTTCACCTGGTAGCTGTAGGAGGCGGAGGCGAGCGGCGCGGCCAGCAAGGCCGCCAGGCAGAGCAGGGGAGCGATTCTCATGGGCGCTGATACAGGAGTGTAGAAGAGGATCTCGCCCCTGCCCAAATCCTGGCCGGGAATTTTCGCGCGCTCGGCTGGCCGGCTGCCCTTCCGGGCTAGGCGCTCGCCTTCATGGTGATGTGCACCGGGGTGGCCTGGGCCAGGTTGTCGCTCACGGGGCAGCGCGCCTCCACTTCGCTCTTCAGCTTCGCGATCTGCTCGGCGCTGGCGGTGCTCTTGATGTGGATGGTCACCTCGAGCGACTGGTACCCGGCGCGCACGGCGCGGTCCGTGCCGGCGAACTTCGAGGGATCCAGCGAGCCCTTCACGGAGATCTCCGTGCCGGACACGGGGATGCCCAGCTCCTTGGCGATGAAGAACGTCATGTAGTTCAGGCAGCCCGCGTGCGCGGCGAGGATGAAGTCCAGCGGGCTCGGGGCGCCGTTGCGGCCACCCAGCTCCGGGGGCTCGTCCATGAAGATCTTGAACGCGCCCACCTCGGTGGTGCTGCGGGCCATGCTCTCGCCGACGGTGCGGACCTCTCCGGTGTACAGCTGCTTCGCCATGGTGTGCTCTCCTTGGGGGTGCGCCAGATAAGCACCCCAAGGACTCCCCGCGAAGCGTGGGGGCCACTCGGCTACTTCGGCTGCTGCCGCATGCGCTTGAGGCGCTGGTACTCCTGCCACTCCGAGTCCGCGCGGGCCAGCAGCCGCGACAGCTCCTCCTCCTCGGCCGTGAGGGGCTCCTCCGGGGGCTCACCGCCCTCTCCGGAAGCGCCCACCGAGCCACCCTCGGCCGCCGCGTGCGCCAGCCGGACGGCGGCCGACTGCGTGGCCAGGCCGGGCCAGCTCGTCCGGCCCCGCTCGATGCTCACCTCGACCCACGGCTCCTTCGAGGTGTTCTCGCGCGGATCGAACACGAGCCGTGCGCGAAGGTCCCCCTGGAACCGCACCATCAGTGCGCCCAGGACCTTCTGGAAGAAGGCGCCCTGTGCGTCCTGGGAGACGCAGATCTCCACCAGCTCCGCGGCGTCTCCCTCCATGTGGAAGCGCAGGAAGCTGTCCTGCCCCTGCTGCTCCAGGACGAGCGTGCCGTCCTCATCCCGCTCCAGCCGCACGGCCACGGCCGAGCCCAGCTCCGTCGGGAGCCGCTCCAGCGCGAGCTTTGGCAGCTCCAGCCGGAAGGAAAGCACCTCCACTGTTTCGATGCGCGAGCCCATCCGTTCGTCACTCCGGCAAACCCAGACCCACTCTCAGAGATCGACCTTCTTCTCCGAGTGGTTCTGGCCGTCATAGCGTAGCATGACGCCCTTGCCATCGTACCTCGTAACGATATTGACGGGGCGTCGCCAGAGGGACTGCAAATTTTTAAGCGTCTCGCGTGCGTAGTCGCCCTTCAGGTCCTGCCCGTCGTGCTTGTGCGCCAGCAGCAGCTCGCTGCGGTTCTCGAAGTTGCCGTCGATCACTTCGATGATGGGCTGGCCGAAGTTGGTGAGTCCCTGGAGCAGCTTGGCCTTCACCTTGCGGAACTCGCGGTCGAGGATCTCCCATGAGTTGCGCTTGTCGTTGAAGCCGTAGACGAACAGCTTCTGCTCGATGGCGAACTCGGGGGTGAGGAAGGTGTCGATGAAGGTGATGTCGTTGTAGTGCTTGCGGACCTCGAAGATCTTCTCGCGGCCGGCGCCCAGCTTCTTGTCCCACGAGCCCCGCGCCCGCAGGTCATCACACTCATCCCACTCCTTGCCGAAGCGGCCCTTGTTCCAGCGCTCCTCGATGTCGCGCCACAGCTCGATGCCCAGTTTGTAGGGGTTCAAAGCACCGGGCCGGGTGCCCATGGTGCCGGAGTGGCGGTCCGCGTAGTCGATGATCTCGTCATCCTTGAGGGCGCGGCGGGTCATGATGGTGGAGTGCCAGTAGCTGGCCCAGCCCTCGTTCATGATCTTCGTCTGGCCCTGGGGCGCGAAGTAGTAGGCCTCGTCGCGCAGGATGCTGAGGATGTCTGCCTCCCAGGGCTCCAGGGGGGCGTACTCGAGCAGGAAGTAGAGCACGTCGCGCTGGGCGCGCTCGGGGAACTTCTTGGCCTTGGCCTTCTCGTCCTCCACCTTCTTGCGCTGGCTCTCGAGGAACTCGCTGGGGTTGATGAAGCCGCGCATGTACTCGCGGCCCACCTTGAAGCCCTCCACGCGCTCGTTGGCCTTGGCCTCGTCCTCGGCCCGCTTGGGGTCCGGGTTGCGGCGGATGTGCGGGGCGTGCTGATCGATGAGGTTCTCCAGACTGAGCGTCCGGTCGATGAAGTCCTCCACCTTCTCCACGCCGATCTTGTCGATCCACCGCCGCACGCGCGTGGCGTGGTTGGCCATCTCGTCGATCATCCGCCGGTTGGTGTGGCGGAACGAGAAGTTGTTCTTGAAGAAGTCGCAGTGCCCGTACACGTGGGCCATCACGAGCTTCTGGTCCACGTCCGCGTTGCTCTCCAGCAGGTACGCGTAGCAGGGGTCGTTGTTGATGACGAGCTCGTAGATCTTCGACAGGCCGTACTCGTAGCCCTTGGAGAGCTGCTCGTACTCCATGCCCCAGCGCCAGTGCGGGTAGCGGTTGGGGAAGCCTCCGTAGGAGGCGACCATGTTCATCTCGTCATAGGTGACGACCTCGAACACGGTCTCGAAGAAGTCGAGCCCGAACTCGCGGGCGTACCCGAGGACCTCGTCCTTGAGCTTGGCCAGGTGGGGTGTGAGGCTCTTGGGCATCGGGCGGGTGCTCCGTGGGGGCGGGGTGGCGCTTCAGCGGCCCTTGCCGAGGAAGTCCTTGATGGAGTTGTAGATGGCGTCCTTGTCGGCGATCTCGCTGAGGGCGACGTTCGTCTGGTCCCCCACGGCCTCGCGCAAGTCCTTGATGAACTGGCCGCTGCCGTAGGGGCTCTCCACCTGGCCGTAGGCGAACTGGTTCACGCCCGGCAGGATGTCGTTCTTCAGCATGTCGATGCACTGGCGCGTGTCGTCCGCGCTCCAGTTGTCGCCGTCCGAGAAGTGGAACGGGTAGATGTTCCACGCGCTCTTCGGGTAATCGGCCTGGATGATGTCCCGGCAGAGCTTGTAGGCGCTGGAGATCATCGTCCCGCCGGACTCGCGGGTGTGGAAGAAGGTGTCCCGGTCCACCTCGCGAGCCACCGCGTCGTGGATGATGTAGCGGGACTCCAGCCCCTTGTACTGGTGGCGCAGCCACGTATCGAGCCAGAAGCTCTCGATGCGGACGATCTCCTTCTGCTCGTCGCCCATCGAGCCCGACACGTCCATCATGTAGATGATGACGGCGTTGGTCTCCGGCAGATCCTGCAGCTTGTAGCTGCGGTAGCGCCGGTCCTCGCGCGTGGGGATGATGACGGGCTTCTTCGGATCGTACGTGCCGGTGGCGATCTGCCGCTTCAGCGCCTGCTTGAAGGTGCGCTTGAAGTGACGCAGCGACTCCGGGCCGGTGGTGTTGATGCCGGTGTACTTGATTCTCTGGGTGACGATCTTCTCGTTGTGCCGGCGCTCGATGTTGGGCAGCTGCAGCTCCTCGCCGAGGATCTGCGCCAGCTCGTCCAGGGTGACGT
Proteins encoded in this region:
- a CDS encoding ribosomal protein L7/L12: MDVSDTRTLDPTVVLLIIAVLVMVGAAVVLNRRQGENVSSDDKKQEPAWQGPLPDPDEPELRALLNDGRLIEAIKLVRARTGMGLKEAKEYVDRFS
- a CDS encoding DUF2378 family protein produces the protein MVSSDTSELVRRLELVRPVHTVRGLAFNAILALLAQHAGEEASARLARELGLRRMVDFFSYPAGDFIRLLYAAADQLAPHLGSRHEALKACGAACLNHFFYSSTVGRALAKIMGRNDPFRAFSNTPIAYATLVNYGSHECEVVGPRQLRLVFRGDMQPAVFHEGTLSAALQVTGVQGRVTSTVHGLDHADFLIEWD
- a CDS encoding DUF444 family protein; this translates as MSLKIHQDHARFKAIVRGKIKANLRKYVQKGEMLGKKGKDAISIPIPFIDIPRFKYGHKEQGGVGQGDGEVGQTLGPGQVQPGDGHGQAGQGEGEHALEVDVTLDELAQILGEELQLPNIERRHNEKIVTQRIKYTGINTTGPESLRHFKRTFKQALKRQIATGTYDPKKPVIIPTREDRRYRSYKLQDLPETNAVIIYMMDVSGSMGDEQKEIVRIESFWLDTWLRHQYKGLESRYIIHDAVAREVDRDTFFHTRESGGTMISSAYKLCRDIIQADYPKSAWNIYPFHFSDGDNWSADDTRQCIDMLKNDILPGVNQFAYGQVESPYGSGQFIKDLREAVGDQTNVALSEIADKDAIYNSIKDFLGKGR
- a CDS encoding SpoVR family protein; the protein is MPKSLTPHLAKLKDEVLGYAREFGLDFFETVFEVVTYDEMNMVASYGGFPNRYPHWRWGMEYEQLSKGYEYGLSKIYELVINNDPCYAYLLESNADVDQKLVMAHVYGHCDFFKNNFSFRHTNRRMIDEMANHATRVRRWIDKIGVEKVEDFIDRTLSLENLIDQHAPHIRRNPDPKRAEDEAKANERVEGFKVGREYMRGFINPSEFLESQRKKVEDEKAKAKKFPERAQRDVLYFLLEYAPLEPWEADILSILRDEAYYFAPQGQTKIMNEGWASYWHSTIMTRRALKDDEIIDYADRHSGTMGTRPGALNPYKLGIELWRDIEERWNKGRFGKEWDECDDLRARGSWDKKLGAGREKIFEVRKHYNDITFIDTFLTPEFAIEQKLFVYGFNDKRNSWEILDREFRKVKAKLLQGLTNFGQPIIEVIDGNFENRSELLLAHKHDGQDLKGDYARETLKNLQSLWRRPVNIVTRYDGKGVMLRYDGQNHSEKKVDL
- a CDS encoding OsmC family protein → MAKQLYTGEVRTVGESMARSTTEVGAFKIFMDEPPELGGRNGAPSPLDFILAAHAGCLNYMTFFIAKELGIPVSGTEISVKGSLDPSKFAGTDRAVRAGYQSLEVTIHIKSTASAEQIAKLKSEVEARCPVSDNLAQATPVHITMKASA
- a CDS encoding glycogen/starch/alpha-glucan phosphorylase, with protein sequence MADPQRLPTSHSPQTEEQEPSRTGREPANVRRGFLDHVRYSRGKNPETATAHDRFMALSLAVRDRLAHRWVKTARTYYEQNAKRAYYLSAEYLLGRTLGNNLINTGLYEAAEQAMREVGVDLTTLIEMEPDAGLGNGGLGRLAACFLDSLATLSYPGMGYGIRYEFGIFTQDIVDGYQVERADEWLKFGNPWEIVRPEKAVPVRFFGRVEHHQGSDGHRVARWVGGKTVIGVPFDTPIAGFGNNTVNTLRLWQARASEEFDLLLFNAGDYERSVVEKNDSEVISKVLYPNDAFQAGKELRLKQQYFFVACSIADIVRRYLKTHTDFRQFPNKVAIQLNDTHPAIAVAELMRVLVDEKRLAWDEAFHITQQTFGYTNHTLLAEAMEKWPATLFERLLPRHLEIIYEINHRFLRQVQIRYPFDEERLRRMSLVEEGAEKRIRMAHLAVVGSHSVNGVAALHTDLLRRDVLPDFAAMFPERFNNKTNGVTPRRWLAWCNPRLSKLITSRIGKGWETDLDRLRKLEEFLDDTEFRAAFREVKQQNKHDLARHVKDLRWVNLDPEAIFDVQIKRLHEYKRQLLNALHVVVLWMRARRDPSTIIHPRAFLFGAKAAPGYQMAKLIIRLINGIGEVINSDAGTTGLQVVFLPNYRVSLAERIIPAADVSEQISTAGWEASGTGNMKLMLNGALTLGTLDGANVEIREAVGDENFFLFGLTADEVIARKKAGYRPRDVYNSHQELREAMDLISTGFFSPEDKNLFKPLVDNLLEEDRYLVMADFDSYMKQQEEVARAYLDHDAWTRKCILNVARAGIFSSDRTIKQYAEEIWRVKQTPVES
- a CDS encoding M23 family metallopeptidase, coding for MRIAPLLCLAALLAAPLASASYSYQVKNRRIEPRQTLAGALHEAALPDEQVEAVISALEGVFDFRKSRPGDQFRLVLRDGVLDFFDYRQSAVDEWQVRRDGDKYVGSKRTIEVEKQVSLVSLEISTSLYEAALAAGEDPSIGVVLADVFAWDIDFYRDTRKGDKARALVEKFVSKGRVLRYGEVLAAAYEGGLVGTKRVFRFQPPNEQANYFQEDGSSARKTFLKSPLKFAHITSTFGSRFHPVLQYVKNHNGVDYGTPIGTPVWAVADGTVTKAQNTGAGGNTVCVRHINGLETCYLHLSKYGAGVRVGSRVSQKQVIAYSGNTGRSTGPHLHFALKRNGQFVNPLTQKYPRAEPLPKAQLPDFLARAKELASQLDSVSMAAVAGTPGPGPQAAAATP